From Paracoccus aminovorans, one genomic window encodes:
- a CDS encoding DUF1489 family protein has translation MTATLHLMKLCVGCDDPTELATWQQHRFQGSPARHVTRMWPKRQTELLDGGSIYWVFKGVMQARQRILHLDEVEGEDGIRRCALILDRDLVRVAAVPRRPFQGWRYLAAGDAPADLPAGREQEPGLPAEIARALAEMGLR, from the coding sequence ATGACCGCAACGCTCCACCTCATGAAGCTCTGCGTCGGCTGCGACGATCCGACCGAGCTTGCGACCTGGCAACAGCACCGCTTCCAGGGCAGCCCGGCGCGCCATGTTACCCGCATGTGGCCCAAGCGCCAGACCGAGCTGCTGGACGGCGGTTCGATCTACTGGGTGTTCAAGGGGGTGATGCAGGCCCGCCAGCGCATCCTGCACCTTGATGAGGTCGAGGGCGAGGACGGCATCCGCCGTTGCGCGCTGATCCTGGACCGGGACCTGGTGCGGGTCGCGGCGGTGCCGCGGCGGCCGTTCCAGGGCTGGCGCTACCTCGCTGCCGGCGACGCCCCGGCCGACCTGCCCGCGGGGCGCGAGCAGGAACCGGGCCTGCCGGCCGAAATCGCCCGCGCCCTGGCCGAGATGGGTCTGCGCTAA